The following proteins come from a genomic window of Shewanella halifaxensis HAW-EB4:
- a CDS encoding HAL/PAL/TAL family ammonia-lyase, giving the protein MTQHNTYNLSQQTVEFGYNSLSLEDVVAIAKGATAKLNQTGEYRAYIQKGAQFIDSLLKEEGVVYGVTTGYGDSCTVTVGLDLVHELPLHLTRFHGCGMGEILSPMQARAVMACRLSSLAVGKSGVSYELLARIETLLNLNITPVIPEEGSVGASGDLTPLSYLAAVLIGERDVIYQGERCPTGDVYKELNIVPLKLRPKEGLALMNGTAVMTALACLAFDRAQYMARLASRITAMASLTLKGNSNHFDEILFAAKPHPGQNQIAAWIREDLNHHIHPRNSDRLQDRYSIRCAPHVIGVLQDALPFMRQFIETELNSANDNPIVDGEGEHILHGGHFYGGHIAFVMDAMKNAVANIADLIDRQMALVMDQKFNNGLPANLSGAQGKRKAINHGFKAVQIGVSAWTAEALKNTMPASVFSRSTECHNQDKVSMGTISARDCMRVLQLTEQVAAAALLAMSQGIRLRIAQEELVPSSITPSLGKTLAQVEADFELLTEDRPLEQTLRSTVDKIQNGYWEVCS; this is encoded by the coding sequence ATGACCCAACACAATACCTATAATCTTAGCCAGCAAACCGTTGAATTTGGCTATAACAGCCTATCGCTTGAAGATGTGGTGGCTATCGCCAAAGGCGCGACAGCCAAGCTAAATCAGACTGGAGAGTATCGAGCCTATATCCAAAAAGGCGCCCAGTTTATCGATAGCTTACTTAAAGAAGAGGGCGTGGTTTACGGCGTTACCACAGGTTATGGCGACTCTTGCACTGTGACTGTTGGCTTAGATTTAGTCCATGAGCTACCTCTGCACCTAACCCGTTTTCACGGCTGTGGCATGGGAGAAATTTTATCACCGATGCAGGCCCGCGCCGTAATGGCATGCCGACTCAGCTCACTCGCCGTAGGTAAATCTGGCGTGAGTTACGAGCTACTCGCGCGTATCGAAACCCTACTCAACCTCAACATCACCCCAGTGATCCCTGAAGAGGGCTCGGTCGGTGCCAGCGGTGACTTAACGCCACTGTCTTACCTAGCAGCAGTATTGATCGGCGAGCGCGATGTCATCTATCAAGGTGAGCGATGCCCAACCGGCGACGTATATAAAGAACTTAATATCGTACCCCTTAAGCTACGTCCGAAAGAGGGCTTAGCACTGATGAACGGCACCGCAGTAATGACGGCTCTGGCCTGCTTGGCTTTCGATCGCGCCCAATATATGGCGCGCCTTGCCAGCCGCATTACCGCCATGGCTTCATTAACCCTCAAAGGTAACTCGAATCACTTCGATGAGATCCTATTTGCCGCCAAGCCACACCCGGGGCAAAACCAGATCGCAGCGTGGATCCGTGAAGACCTCAATCATCATATCCATCCACGCAACTCAGACAGACTGCAGGACAGATATTCTATCCGCTGCGCCCCCCATGTGATTGGTGTGCTGCAAGATGCACTACCGTTTATGCGCCAGTTTATTGAGACTGAGCTTAACAGCGCCAACGATAACCCGATTGTCGATGGTGAAGGCGAGCATATCTTGCACGGCGGCCACTTTTACGGTGGTCACATCGCCTTTGTCATGGACGCAATGAAAAATGCGGTAGCCAATATTGCCGATCTTATCGATCGTCAGATGGCGCTGGTGATGGATCAGAAGTTCAATAACGGCCTACCCGCTAACCTTTCCGGTGCTCAAGGCAAGCGTAAGGCGATTAACCACGGCTTTAAAGCGGTGCAGATTGGCGTATCGGCTTGGACGGCTGAAGCCCTTAAGAACACTATGCCAGCGAGCGTGTTTTCGCGCTCTACCGAGTGTCACAACCAAGATAAGGTAAGTATGGGTACCATCTCTGCACGCGACTGCATGCGCGTACTACAGCTAACCGAGCAAGTGGCCGCAGCGGCGCTTCTAGCCATGTCGCAAGGCATTCGCCTGCGTATCGCACAGGAGGAGCTGGTGCCGAGTTCGATTACCCCATCGCTGGGTAAAACCTTGGCCCAAGTCGAAGCAGACTTCGAACTATTGACCGAAGACAGACCGCTAGAGCAGACCCTACGCTCAACGGTGGATAAGATCCAAAATGGCTACTGGGAAGTGTGCAGCTAA
- a CDS encoding outer membrane lipoprotein carrier protein LolA translates to MKRLFPLTQARALALTQALLLSVLISSYAQADTNADYSELFQHEASSAELTKLTTQLSPSAQAKGDFSQYRYLKVLKKPLVSQGEFIFAKDLGVIWQQNMPFSSTLILKDKQLIQIDSQGNININNAEQAGSGNQISDVMPKLLNALLSGDIQQLEQHFSLSLLLEPNTEGQAPQQWQLGLKPTDPLLEKAMPQMVLAGNEQIQTLVLFSRNGDRSRIEFSAIDESPLTAADKQRFSPASLSDPSVNNAPNIEGK, encoded by the coding sequence ATGAAACGCCTCTTTCCCCTAACACAGGCTCGAGCACTCGCCCTAACACAAGCCCTACTGCTGTCGGTACTGATCAGCAGTTACGCACAGGCTGACACAAACGCCGATTACTCGGAGCTATTTCAGCATGAGGCGAGCAGTGCAGAGCTAACAAAGCTAACGACTCAGCTATCGCCAAGTGCGCAGGCTAAAGGGGATTTCAGCCAATATCGCTACCTCAAGGTGCTTAAAAAGCCGTTAGTCAGCCAAGGTGAGTTTATCTTTGCAAAAGATCTCGGCGTAATTTGGCAGCAGAATATGCCTTTTTCCAGCACGCTGATCTTAAAGGATAAGCAGCTTATCCAGATAGATAGCCAAGGCAATATCAACATCAATAACGCCGAGCAAGCTGGCAGTGGCAATCAGATCAGTGACGTGATGCCAAAGCTGTTAAACGCCCTGTTAAGCGGTGATATTCAGCAGCTAGAGCAGCACTTTTCACTCAGTCTGCTGCTAGAGCCTAATACCGAAGGCCAAGCGCCTCAGCAGTGGCAACTGGGGCTAAAACCCACAGACCCATTGCTAGAGAAAGCGATGCCGCAGATGGTACTGGCTGGCAATGAGCAGATCCAAACTCTGGTGCTGTTTAGCCGTAACGGCGATCGCAGCCGCATCGAATTTTCGGCCATCGATGAAAGCCCATTAACGGCAGCGGACAAGCAGCGCTTTAGCCCCGCTTCGTTATCAGATCCATCGGTTAATAACGCCCCCAATATCGAGGGCAAATAG
- a CDS encoding acyl-CoA thioesterase — translation MKGILHTELEVEIPFHDVDSMGITWHGNYLRYFELVRCKLLDKIGYGYRAMQDSGFSWPIVDVQIKYVQSSTFEQTIIVKATLVEWENRLKINYQVVDAQTGKRITKGHTIQAAVDMQTQELCFVTPAVFQQKIAHLLPQLSSSEQSE, via the coding sequence ATGAAGGGCATTCTACATACTGAACTGGAAGTAGAAATTCCATTCCATGACGTCGATTCTATGGGGATCACCTGGCATGGCAACTACCTACGCTACTTTGAGCTGGTGCGCTGTAAGCTGCTGGATAAAATTGGCTACGGTTACCGCGCCATGCAGGACTCAGGGTTTAGCTGGCCGATTGTCGACGTGCAGATAAAATACGTGCAGTCGAGCACCTTCGAGCAGACTATTATCGTCAAGGCGACTCTGGTCGAATGGGAAAACCGCCTCAAGATAAACTATCAGGTGGTCGATGCCCAAACCGGTAAACGTATCACTAAGGGTCACACCATTCAGGCGGCGGTCGATATGCAAACCCAAGAGCTTTGCTTTGTGACGCCTGCGGTTTTCCAGCAGAAGATAGCCCATCTACTGCCTCAGCTATCCAGTAGTGAGCAAAGCGAATGA
- a CDS encoding MMPL family transporter, whose product MKPSLNQFLSHKTAKLRLLIWLTLIAITLATGLVLWQGGARVQSDILAMLPKVSESPMTQRAMAQVEQQLANRIYLGFISDNEQSAIDAAKTAMAKLKQPSKDGTQVSHRESAFIDISSADMAQAEALNRYYFNHRFQLLTDEQQQLLERGQWQQLTQATLEKLYNAFSYANSDLLSHDPLLLYPDNLIALAPSQQLSVKQGVLLKTIAPKVLNQSPQFAAIVMAKGRDSAFNPNAQQLQLSALTAAFDAVKQQDSDIEIIKAGALFHATAATDNAKKEVSTIGLISLLGVIALVWFAFRSFRPLTIALVTVSSSFLFAVVTTTAVFGELHLLTLVFGTSLIGISIDYCFHYYCERLNHPSHSSDRVIQQIFIAISLALLTSVIAYSAIGLAPFPGMQQVAIFCASGLVGAYLTLLLAYPTLAARPLRDGNRALDYASRYQGFMLSLMPTVPRKRLLLAVGTCMFIIIGFTQLTANDDIRQLQHTPADIQAEEDELRTLLSGGTDNQFLLVTADSEQQVTDELAQLEPLLKQAKQDNLIGNHLSLSRFLPSQSAQERHYQLQGQIYREYLDEILARLGLDPSIKGALVEQYQAAKGNFITADNLLNHAAGESFKPLWLSPQEGETGYGAIVLLGGITQLEALTQHFDALPHVELVDKVGDISTVMGHYRQITLGLLALALLIAGIIFTFRFGVRLAAVVVAVPALSALLTLACLGVSNNPLTLFHALALILVFGIGIDYSLFFAESKQQTRGVMMAVFMSAMSTLLAFGLLAFSQTPAINAFGLTLLLGIGFTFLLSPFIQIFTRKSNDVD is encoded by the coding sequence ATGAAGCCGAGCTTGAATCAATTTCTAAGCCATAAGACCGCCAAGTTAAGACTACTCATTTGGCTAACCCTAATCGCTATTACCTTAGCGACAGGTCTTGTGTTGTGGCAAGGCGGCGCTCGGGTACAAAGCGATATTCTCGCCATGCTCCCCAAGGTGAGTGAGAGCCCGATGACCCAGCGAGCGATGGCGCAGGTCGAACAGCAGTTAGCGAACCGAATTTACTTAGGCTTCATTAGCGATAACGAGCAGTCGGCAATTGATGCGGCCAAGACCGCAATGGCTAAGCTTAAACAGCCCTCGAAAGACGGGACTCAAGTAAGTCATCGGGAAAGTGCCTTTATCGATATTAGCAGCGCGGATATGGCGCAGGCCGAAGCGCTAAACCGTTATTACTTTAATCATAGATTTCAGCTACTCACCGATGAGCAGCAGCAACTGCTTGAGCGGGGACAGTGGCAGCAACTCACGCAAGCCACCCTCGAAAAGCTCTATAACGCCTTTAGTTATGCTAACAGCGACTTGCTGAGTCATGATCCACTGCTGCTCTACCCTGACAATCTGATCGCACTGGCGCCATCGCAGCAGCTTAGCGTTAAGCAGGGAGTACTGCTCAAGACTATCGCCCCAAAAGTGCTAAACCAGAGTCCCCAATTTGCCGCCATTGTAATGGCTAAAGGCCGTGATAGCGCCTTTAACCCTAACGCACAACAGCTACAACTATCAGCACTGACAGCGGCATTCGATGCGGTAAAGCAGCAAGACAGCGATATTGAAATCATCAAGGCAGGCGCATTATTTCATGCAACGGCGGCAACCGATAACGCCAAGAAAGAGGTCTCGACTATCGGCCTTATCTCACTGCTGGGTGTTATCGCCTTAGTCTGGTTCGCGTTTCGCTCCTTTAGGCCGCTGACTATCGCCTTGGTTACCGTCAGCAGCAGCTTCCTATTTGCAGTGGTAACAACAACGGCAGTATTTGGAGAGCTACACCTACTGACGCTGGTATTTGGAACTAGCCTTATCGGGATCTCGATTGACTACTGTTTTCATTACTACTGTGAGCGCTTAAATCACCCGAGTCATAGTAGCGACCGGGTTATTCAACAGATTTTTATCGCAATATCACTGGCGCTACTGACCAGCGTTATCGCCTACAGTGCCATAGGCCTCGCCCCCTTCCCAGGGATGCAGCAGGTCGCGATATTCTGCGCCTCAGGCTTAGTCGGTGCCTACTTAACTTTGCTACTGGCCTACCCAACTCTTGCCGCCAGACCACTGCGAGATGGGAATCGGGCCCTAGATTACGCCAGTCGCTACCAAGGTTTTATGCTTAGCCTAATGCCAACAGTGCCTCGTAAGCGCCTACTGCTTGCGGTTGGAACCTGCATGTTTATCATCATAGGTTTTACCCAGCTGACCGCTAATGACGATATCCGCCAGCTACAGCATACACCTGCAGATATTCAAGCCGAGGAAGATGAGCTGCGCACCCTGCTCAGTGGCGGCACCGACAATCAATTTCTACTGGTAACGGCTGATAGCGAACAGCAAGTCACCGATGAGCTCGCTCAACTGGAGCCGCTCCTCAAGCAAGCGAAGCAAGATAACTTAATAGGTAACCATCTAAGCCTAAGCCGCTTTCTGCCAAGTCAGTCAGCGCAGGAGCGCCACTACCAACTACAGGGGCAGATCTATCGAGAGTACTTAGATGAGATCCTTGCCCGCTTAGGCTTAGATCCCAGCATTAAAGGCGCGCTTGTAGAGCAATACCAAGCGGCAAAGGGGAACTTCATCACTGCCGATAACTTGTTAAATCATGCTGCGGGCGAAAGTTTTAAGCCGTTATGGTTATCGCCACAGGAGGGTGAGACAGGTTACGGCGCTATCGTGCTGCTTGGCGGGATCACACAGTTAGAGGCGCTGACTCAACACTTTGATGCCCTGCCTCATGTTGAGTTGGTTGATAAAGTCGGTGATATCTCAACAGTCATGGGCCACTATCGGCAGATTACCTTAGGATTGTTAGCACTAGCGCTACTTATCGCCGGGATCATCTTCACCTTTAGATTTGGCGTGAGACTCGCAGCTGTGGTCGTCGCAGTTCCAGCCCTGTCGGCCCTACTGACTTTAGCCTGCTTAGGCGTCAGCAATAATCCACTAACCCTATTTCATGCACTGGCACTGATCTTAGTCTTCGGCATCGGCATCGACTACAGCCTATTTTTTGCCGAGTCGAAGCAGCAGACTCGCGGGGTGATGATGGCAGTGTTTATGTCAGCCATGTCGACCCTATTGGCCTTTGGCTTACTAGCCTTCAGCCAAACACCAGCAATTAATGCGTTCGGCCTAACCCTATTGCTGGGTATTGGTTTTACCTTCTTGCTCTCCCCTTTTATCCAAATTTTTACAAGGAAGTCTAATGATGTCGACTGA